In Pogoniulus pusillus isolate bPogPus1 chromosome 1, bPogPus1.pri, whole genome shotgun sequence, one DNA window encodes the following:
- the TIMM9 gene encoding mitochondrial import inner membrane translocase subunit Tim9, producing the protein MAGQISESDQIKQFKEFLGTYNKLTENCFLDCIKDFTSREVQPEEMTCSDHCLQKYLKMTQRISMRFQEYHIQQNEALAAKAGLLGQPR; encoded by the exons ATGGCTGGACAAATATCAGAGTCTGATCAGATCAAGCAG TTCAAGGAGTTTCTTGGAACGTACAATAAACTCACAGAAAACTGCTTCCTGGATTGCATAAAGGATTTCACTAgcagagaggttcagccagaagAG ATGACCTGCTCAGACCACTGCCTACAGAAATACTTAAAAATGACCCAGAGGATCTCCATGAGATTTCAGGAGTATCACATTCAGCAGAACGAAGCTCTGGCAGCTAAAGCAGGACTGCTTGGCCAACCTCGTTAA